In Listeria monocytogenes, the following proteins share a genomic window:
- a CDS encoding Crp/Fnr family transcriptional regulator, translating into MDALFNYKEFVRLSHEGNIKYEKLKVPKHTDLVDTASQRNNHVYLIVEGFVSISMNPQSNSIYTVLGKGSFVNYYSLFQGNVDDFLFTTISPCTIYKYTFKDLEYFLSMFPENFGFQFFIMRDLARHAFFKSLFAETSSSDKLELSFSNIGKLHGALYEKDSVILPKEMRTSTIAAYSNLSKSSFYKQLALLKEQGKIWKNGREWVVRNKELYDYVKARQFVD; encoded by the coding sequence ATGGATGCACTATTTAATTACAAAGAATTTGTTCGACTATCGCATGAAGGCAATATTAAATATGAAAAGTTAAAAGTTCCTAAACATACAGATTTAGTAGATACTGCCTCGCAAAGAAATAACCATGTCTATTTAATTGTAGAAGGCTTCGTGTCTATTTCTATGAATCCGCAATCTAATAGTATTTATACAGTCTTAGGTAAGGGCTCTTTTGTAAATTATTATAGTTTGTTCCAAGGAAATGTAGATGACTTTCTGTTTACAACCATTTCCCCATGCACTATTTACAAATATACTTTTAAAGATTTAGAGTATTTTCTTTCCATGTTTCCAGAGAATTTCGGTTTTCAATTTTTCATTATGCGCGACTTGGCGCGACATGCATTCTTCAAAAGCCTTTTCGCCGAGACAAGTTCCTCTGACAAATTAGAACTTTCCTTTTCTAATATTGGCAAATTACACGGAGCACTATATGAAAAAGATAGTGTTATCCTACCGAAAGAAATGCGAACTAGCACTATCGCTGCTTATAGCAACTTATCAAAAAGCAGTTTTTACAAACAATTGGCCCTTTTAAAAGAACAAGGCAAGATTTGGAAAAATGGAAGAGAATGGGTTGTTAGAAATAAGGAATTGTACGATTATGTGAAAGCTAGACAATTTGTTGATTAA
- a CDS encoding ABC transporter ATP-binding protein yields MAQLSLEHIYKIYDNKVTAVSDFNLEIDDKEFIVFVGPSGCGKSTTLRMIAGLEEISKGELSIDGKVMNNVAPKDRDIAMVFQNYALYPHMTVYDNMAFGLKLRKMPKDEIKKRVEHAANILGLTEYLKRKPSALSGGQRQRVALGRAIVRDAKVFLMDEPLSNLDAKLRVQMRAEITKLHQQLDTTMIYVTHDQTEAMTMATRIVIMKDGVIQQVGSPKQVYDHPVNMFVAGFIGSPAMNFFKGRLEGSNFIGDDFTIEVPEGKLKLLKDRGFDGKEIVFGIRPEDIHDEPIVIEANPGYTFKATTIVAELTGAEFMLHSRVGTHEFVARVDARSEHQPNEVLTLAFEMSKSHFFDPETEDNLTD; encoded by the coding sequence TTGGCACAATTATCACTAGAACATATTTATAAAATATATGATAACAAAGTAACTGCAGTTTCTGACTTTAATTTAGAAATCGATGACAAAGAATTCATCGTTTTTGTAGGTCCATCTGGTTGTGGTAAATCTACAACTCTACGTATGATTGCTGGTCTAGAAGAAATTTCTAAAGGCGAATTATCTATTGATGGAAAAGTAATGAATAATGTTGCGCCAAAAGACCGCGACATCGCAATGGTATTCCAAAACTACGCATTATATCCACATATGACTGTATATGATAACATGGCATTTGGTTTGAAACTTCGTAAAATGCCGAAAGATGAAATTAAAAAACGTGTTGAGCATGCAGCAAACATTCTTGGCTTAACTGAATACTTAAAACGTAAACCAAGTGCACTTTCCGGTGGTCAACGTCAACGTGTTGCTTTAGGTCGTGCAATCGTTCGTGACGCTAAAGTCTTCCTAATGGATGAACCACTTTCCAACTTGGATGCGAAATTACGTGTTCAAATGCGTGCGGAGATTACCAAACTTCACCAACAATTAGATACTACAATGATTTACGTTACCCATGACCAAACAGAAGCAATGACAATGGCGACTCGTATCGTTATCATGAAAGATGGTGTTATCCAACAAGTTGGTTCACCAAAACAAGTTTACGATCACCCAGTGAATATGTTCGTAGCCGGCTTTATTGGAAGCCCAGCAATGAACTTCTTCAAAGGTCGTTTAGAAGGTTCTAACTTTATCGGTGATGATTTCACTATTGAAGTTCCAGAAGGCAAATTAAAACTTCTTAAAGACAGAGGATTTGACGGTAAAGAGATCGTTTTCGGTATTCGTCCGGAAGATATTCATGATGAGCCAATCGTTATCGAAGCTAATCCTGGTTACACTTTCAAAGCGACTACTATTGTTGCCGAACTTACTGGTGCTGAATTTATGCTACACAGCCGCGTTGGTACACACGAATTCGTAGCTCGTGTTGATGCTCGCTCCGAACACCA
- the nrdD gene encoding anaerobic ribonucleoside-triphosphate reductase: MYVEQLNEQMVIKRDGRKANFDLIKIRNAVEASMKAINLEDETFLEEILLEVVSELPNKADMTIDEIQHCVENTLMKSTYPDVARAYIEYRHDRDHERENITDMHKSVEKLLQKDKTVVNENANKDATVFNTQRDLTAGAVAKSYALKYMLPKHVSNAHLKGEIHFHDLDYSPYHAMTNCCLIDIEGMLKKGFTIGNANVESPKSIQTATAQIAQIIANVASSQYGGCSVDRIDEVLSVYARLNFEKHKKDAMEWVVPEKQEGYAAEKTRKDIYDAMQSLEYEINTLYTSNGQTPFVTLGFGLGEDWFAREIQKAILKVRIGGVGKDKHTAIFPKLVFSIRRGTNLNAEDPNYDIKQLALECSSKRMYPDVLNYDSLVRLTGDFKVPMGCRSFLPAWENENGEHVNAGRNNLGVVTLNIPRIAIQSGGDKERFWEIFHERMKTVKDALLFRLNRVRQARPENAPILYKYGAFGKRLQDGENVDQLFNKERSTISIGYIGLYEAATVFYGGEWEGDAEAKNFTLDILKELKGYADNWKDEYGYWFSVYSTPSESLTDRFNRLDKEKYGVIKDITDKDYYQNSFHYDVRKKITPFEKIDFEKEYPEFCSGGFIHYCEYPKMVHNTKALEAVWDYSYDRVAYLGTNTPIDKCYECDFEGEFVPTEEGFKCPSCGNTDPEKADVVKRTCGYLGNPMKRPMVHGRHVEISNRVKHMENLGE; this comes from the coding sequence ATGTACGTGGAACAACTTAATGAACAAATGGTAATAAAAAGGGATGGCCGCAAAGCAAACTTTGATTTAATTAAAATTCGTAATGCCGTTGAAGCATCTATGAAAGCAATTAATTTAGAGGACGAAACTTTCTTAGAAGAGATTTTGCTTGAGGTTGTAAGTGAATTACCTAACAAGGCAGATATGACCATCGATGAAATCCAGCATTGCGTCGAGAATACTTTAATGAAATCGACGTATCCTGATGTAGCGAGGGCTTACATAGAATACCGCCATGATCGCGACCATGAGCGTGAAAACATCACAGATATGCACAAAAGCGTAGAAAAGCTACTACAAAAAGACAAAACAGTAGTAAACGAAAATGCCAACAAAGACGCGACTGTCTTTAATACACAACGAGATTTGACAGCAGGAGCCGTAGCCAAAAGTTACGCATTAAAATATATGCTACCAAAACACGTATCTAACGCTCATTTAAAAGGGGAAATTCATTTTCACGATTTAGATTACAGCCCATACCATGCGATGACCAACTGTTGTTTAATCGACATCGAAGGAATGCTGAAAAAAGGATTTACGATTGGTAACGCCAACGTAGAAAGTCCGAAATCTATCCAAACAGCTACAGCACAAATTGCTCAAATAATTGCAAACGTAGCTAGTTCGCAGTACGGCGGCTGTTCGGTTGACCGCATTGATGAAGTTTTATCCGTTTACGCGCGTTTGAACTTTGAAAAACACAAAAAAGACGCGATGGAATGGGTCGTTCCAGAAAAACAAGAAGGTTATGCAGCGGAGAAAACACGCAAAGATATTTACGATGCGATGCAAAGCTTAGAATACGAAATCAACACATTATATACAAGTAACGGCCAAACACCGTTCGTAACACTAGGCTTCGGTCTTGGTGAAGATTGGTTTGCCCGTGAAATTCAAAAAGCCATCCTAAAAGTGCGTATTGGTGGGGTTGGTAAAGATAAACACACGGCCATTTTCCCGAAATTAGTATTTTCGATTCGCCGTGGAACTAATTTAAATGCAGAAGATCCTAATTATGACATTAAACAATTGGCGCTAGAGTGCTCCTCGAAACGGATGTATCCAGATGTACTCAACTACGATTCACTCGTTCGCTTAACAGGCGATTTCAAAGTACCAATGGGCTGTCGTTCGTTCTTGCCAGCTTGGGAAAACGAAAACGGCGAGCACGTGAACGCAGGAAGAAATAATCTTGGTGTTGTAACACTTAACATTCCACGTATCGCTATCCAAAGCGGTGGGGACAAAGAGCGCTTCTGGGAAATTTTCCACGAACGTATGAAAACAGTCAAAGATGCGCTACTTTTCCGTTTAAACCGCGTACGTCAAGCGCGTCCAGAAAATGCACCAATTTTATATAAATACGGAGCATTTGGCAAACGACTACAAGATGGCGAAAATGTCGACCAACTATTTAATAAAGAACGTTCTACTATTTCCATCGGTTATATCGGTCTTTATGAAGCAGCAACGGTATTTTACGGTGGCGAATGGGAAGGCGACGCAGAAGCGAAAAACTTCACGCTTGATATCTTGAAAGAACTAAAAGGTTATGCGGACAACTGGAAAGATGAATATGGTTATTGGTTCAGCGTATATTCAACGCCAAGTGAAAGCTTAACAGACCGTTTTAACCGTTTAGACAAAGAAAAATATGGCGTAATTAAAGACATCACGGATAAAGACTACTACCAAAACTCTTTCCACTATGATGTTCGTAAAAAAATCACCCCATTTGAAAAAATTGATTTTGAAAAAGAATATCCAGAATTTTGCTCTGGCGGATTCATTCATTATTGTGAGTATCCAAAAATGGTCCACAATACCAAAGCGCTTGAGGCTGTATGGGATTACTCTTATGATCGCGTAGCTTATCTTGGTACAAACACACCAATCGATAAATGTTACGAATGTGATTTTGAAGGCGAATTTGTTCCAACAGAAGAAGGCTTCAAATGCCCAAGCTGTGGCAACACCGACCCTGAAAAAGCAGATGTTGTAAAACGTACGTGTGGCTACTTAGGTAACCCAATGAAACGCCCAATGGTTCATGGACGTCACGTAGAAATTAGCAATCGCGTGAAACATATGGAGAACTTAGGTGAATAA
- a CDS encoding carbon-nitrogen family hydrolase, whose amino-acid sequence MWKLALCQTDVVFKYPDANYARIEKAIVEAAKNGADIAVLPEMWNTGYALNELAGVADLNGERTKEFLATLSEKHQIAIIGGSVSISEGNKFSNTMYAFDKYGGLLSSYKKVHLFQLMNEHLYLEAGNDKNLFRLDGVSCAGFICYDIRFPEWIRKHTSEGSEVIFVSAQWPAERVTQWEQLLIARAIENQAFVVAVNRVGDDPNNHFNGHSLVIDPLGNIVAHGGEDEGNIYAEIDLNLVAETRGIIPVFTDRRPELY is encoded by the coding sequence ATGTGGAAGTTGGCATTATGTCAAACTGATGTAGTTTTTAAATATCCTGATGCAAACTATGCACGGATTGAAAAAGCTATAGTCGAAGCTGCAAAAAATGGGGCGGATATCGCAGTTTTACCAGAAATGTGGAATACAGGTTATGCTTTAAATGAATTAGCTGGAGTTGCTGATTTAAATGGGGAGAGAACAAAAGAATTTTTAGCAACACTTTCTGAAAAACACCAAATCGCTATTATCGGCGGCTCGGTTTCTATTTCGGAAGGAAACAAATTTTCTAATACAATGTATGCTTTCGACAAATATGGCGGACTACTTTCTTCATATAAGAAGGTTCACTTATTTCAGCTTATGAATGAGCATCTCTATTTAGAGGCTGGAAATGATAAAAATCTATTTCGACTGGACGGCGTTTCATGCGCTGGTTTCATTTGCTATGATATTAGATTTCCAGAATGGATTCGCAAACACACTTCAGAAGGCTCAGAAGTCATTTTTGTTTCAGCTCAGTGGCCAGCCGAGCGCGTTACTCAGTGGGAGCAACTACTTATTGCGCGCGCTATTGAAAATCAAGCTTTTGTCGTTGCAGTCAATCGAGTTGGCGATGATCCTAATAATCATTTCAATGGACACTCGCTTGTGATTGATCCACTTGGAAATATTGTCGCTCATGGCGGTGAAGACGAGGGAAATATTTATGCTGAGATTGACTTAAATCTTGTTGCTGAAACGCGAGGCATCATTCCAGTTTTCACAGATAGACGTCCTGAGCTTTACTAA
- the nrdG gene encoding anaerobic ribonucleoside-triphosphate reductase activating protein encodes MNNPKPCEWKSNELSRGYIADYKAFNFVDGEGVRCSLYVSGCPFHCEGCYNKAAQSFKYGKPYTKELEDDILKDIGHESVQGLTLLGGEPFLNTATCLSVVKRIRATYGETKDIWSWTGYTWDEMMQETADKLELLSLIDVLVDGRFEQKLFDPNLAFRGSSNQRIIDVQKSLASGEVVLYEL; translated from the coding sequence GTGAATAATCCAAAACCGTGTGAATGGAAGTCGAATGAATTATCCAGAGGGTATATCGCTGACTATAAAGCATTCAACTTTGTCGACGGGGAGGGCGTCCGGTGCAGTTTATATGTATCTGGATGTCCTTTCCACTGCGAAGGCTGCTACAACAAGGCCGCGCAATCATTTAAATACGGCAAACCTTACACAAAAGAATTAGAAGACGATATCCTAAAAGACATCGGACATGAAAGCGTCCAAGGCCTCACTTTACTTGGCGGAGAACCATTTTTAAACACCGCCACATGCCTATCTGTCGTAAAACGAATCCGTGCGACATACGGCGAAACCAAAGATATCTGGTCATGGACAGGCTACACTTGGGACGAAATGATGCAAGAAACCGCCGACAAACTAGAACTTCTATCCTTAATAGATGTCCTAGTAGACGGCCGCTTCGAACAAAAACTATTCGACCCCAACCTAGCATTCCGCGGTTCCAGCAACCAAAGAATCATCGATGTACAAAAATCACTTGCTTCTGGTGAAGTGGTTTTGTATGAGTTGTGA
- a CDS encoding acyltransferase family protein has protein sequence MKAKEHDIQLSNIKGILIFLVIFGHYLLVMGPKEVATIDIIYSFHMPAFIFINGIFSQKATIKKIGRLIGLFIIFQPLFLLLGFLTGYYKFIDMKMLITPAFHLWYLLALAAWMLFAIYANKRGKYALDVLFLALVLCIIAIVNRYFYGTQFLTITRILSFAPYFIAGFYLGENGFSKMRTFLKKYKYICWLTVIILVMVLYHLFSKQPNEYLNLFYGFLNKTTFSATTLGYLMNVFSSFILAFLWIVLLIAIVPTKRTVFDIVGKDTLLPYILHPIIFYLMMTKQRFFVDQTVAFQLLFTLLITIAVYGIFTMVLNKKKNVY, from the coding sequence TTGAAAGCAAAAGAGCATGATATACAGCTGTCGAATATAAAAGGTATATTAATATTTTTGGTAATATTTGGACATTACTTACTGGTTATGGGGCCGAAAGAAGTTGCGACAATTGATATTATATATTCGTTTCATATGCCAGCGTTTATTTTTATTAATGGTATTTTCAGTCAAAAAGCAACGATTAAGAAAATCGGTAGGTTGATAGGTTTATTTATTATTTTCCAACCACTATTTTTATTATTAGGATTTTTAACTGGGTACTATAAATTTATAGATATGAAAATGTTAATTACTCCAGCTTTTCATTTATGGTATTTGTTAGCACTAGCAGCATGGATGTTGTTTGCAATATATGCAAATAAACGAGGGAAATATGCTTTGGATGTACTATTTCTTGCATTAGTATTATGTATTATAGCGATTGTAAATAGATACTTTTATGGGACCCAATTCTTAACAATAACAAGGATTCTTAGTTTCGCACCATACTTTATTGCTGGTTTTTACCTTGGGGAAAATGGTTTTAGTAAAATGCGAACATTTTTGAAAAAGTATAAATACATATGTTGGCTTACGGTTATTATACTAGTTATGGTTCTTTATCATTTATTTTCTAAACAACCAAATGAGTATCTTAATTTATTTTATGGTTTTCTTAATAAAACTACATTTAGTGCAACTACACTTGGCTATCTAATGAATGTTTTTTCTTCATTTATCTTGGCCTTTTTATGGATTGTTTTGTTGATTGCTATCGTTCCAACTAAAAGAACGGTATTCGATATTGTAGGAAAAGATACTTTGTTGCCTTATATTTTACATCCAATTATTTTCTATTTAATGATGACGAAACAAAGATTTTTCGTAGACCAAACAGTTGCATTTCAATTGTTATTTACTTTATTAATCACAATTGCAGTATATGGAATATTTACGATGGTTTTAAATAAAAAGAAAAATGTATATTAA